Proteins encoded by one window of Microcoleus sp. FACHB-68:
- a CDS encoding helix-turn-helix domain-containing protein produces MESRAHSDKPTCAVETALKVIGGRWKVLIIRELFQGVKRFGELHRAMHGITQKMLTQQLREMEQDGIVHRQVYLQVPPKVEYSLTPLGESLKPVLNSIHEWGIQYEEGKTDHFEE; encoded by the coding sequence ATGGAAAGCCGCGCTCACAGCGACAAACCCACCTGTGCAGTAGAAACCGCCCTCAAAGTCATTGGGGGACGCTGGAAAGTTTTAATTATTCGAGAATTGTTTCAAGGAGTCAAACGTTTCGGGGAATTACATCGCGCCATGCACGGCATCACCCAGAAGATGCTCACCCAGCAGTTGCGAGAGATGGAACAAGACGGCATCGTTCACCGGCAAGTTTATTTACAAGTCCCCCCCAAGGTAGAATACTCCCTCACACCCTTAGGGGAATCACTCAAACCCGTTCTCAACTCAATCCACGAATGGGGCATTCAATATGAAGAAGGCAAAACAGATCATTTTGAAGAATAA